The DNA sequence TGATCCCGGTGTTCGACAAGACGCTGCCGACGATCGTGGCCTGCATGGATACGACGCTGCGGCGGATCGGCGGGGTCCCGACGTATGCGCTGACCGACAACGAGAAGACGGTCACCACGACGCACGTCGCGAACATCGCGGTCCGCAACCCGGAGATCGTCGAGGTTGGGCGGCACTACGGCATGACGATCCGCACCTGTCTGCCGGCCGATCCTGAGTCGAAGGGCGGATCAGAGGCCACGGTCCGGATCGCGAAGGCCGACCTGGTGCCCACCGACGCCAATCTCCTCGAGCAGTACCAGACCTTCGGCCAGCTCGAGGCGGCCTGCCGGCTCTTCAGTGACGAGGTCAACAACCGGGTCCACCGCGAGACCCGTCGCAAGCCGGCCGACATGCTCGCTGAGGAACAGGCCCGGCTGCATCCACTGCCGAAGGAGCCGTTCACCGTCGCGTTCGGCACCACCCGCCGGGTCTGCTGGGATGCCACGATCTCCGTCGAAGGGGTCCGTTACTCGGTCCCGCACGAGTTGATCGACACGCGGGTCTGGGCCCGTTTCCACGGCGACGAGCTGATCGTCACCGCCGTCGGCGAGGCCGGCCCGGCCGAGGTCGCCCGGCATCCGCGGTCCACCCCGGGCAACCCCGTGATCGTCGCGGAACACTACCCGCCGCGGGAAAACAAGGAGGCCGACCGCACTCCGCGGGCGAATTCCGCTGAGGAAGCGGCCTTCCTCGCGATCGGTCCCGGGGCCGCATCGTGGCTGGTCGAGGCCGGTGCCGCTGGCGCCAGGCGGGTCAAGCCGAAGATGGCCGAAGCCGTCGCCCTGGCCAAACTGCACTCGGCCGCCGAGGTCGACCGGGCGCTCGGGTCAGCGGCGGTCGCCGGGCGGTTCGCGGAGAACGACCTGATCCGCATCCTCACCTACCAAGCCGGCCTGGAGACCATCGAGCCCACGAGGGCCTCGGAGGAGCACAGCCTGCAGCCGGGTACTTCCGCCTGGTCCAAGTTCGGCATCGCCGACGAAGGAGACGACCTCTGATGGCCACCCCGATCCGCGTGACCGGCACCCACGGCAACCCGCTGGCCGAGGCCATCGAACTCACCAAACGCCTCAAACTCCCGCACATGCGGCGGGCGTTGACCGACCTGATCCCCACCGCCAAGGCCCAACGCTGGGACCCCGCCGAGGTCGTCCGCGTCCTGCTGGCCGAAGAAGCCGCAGGCCGGGACGCCGCCAACCTGAGGACCCGGCGGAAAC is a window from the Streptomyces sp. NBC_01244 genome containing:
- the istA gene encoding IS21 family transposase; amino-acid sequence: MKNSREIMEILEAYDLTGSYRAAAELAGCDHHTVARYVRMREAGEGPVARQHRARPIDEYLAKIEELVVQSRGKIRADIVHRRIAAMGFTGGERTTRRAVSEVKAALRAGQRRVYRPWIAEPGLWMQWDWGEGPRIGGRRTSLWCAWVAWSRFRVVIPVFDKTLPTIVACMDTTLRRIGGVPTYALTDNEKTVTTTHVANIAVRNPEIVEVGRHYGMTIRTCLPADPESKGGSEATVRIAKADLVPTDANLLEQYQTFGQLEAACRLFSDEVNNRVHRETRRKPADMLAEEQARLHPLPKEPFTVAFGTTRRVCWDATISVEGVRYSVPHELIDTRVWARFHGDELIVTAVGEAGPAEVARHPRSTPGNPVIVAEHYPPRENKEADRTPRANSAEEAAFLAIGPGAASWLVEAGAAGARRVKPKMAEAVALAKLHSAAEVDRALGSAAVAGRFAENDLIRILTYQAGLETIEPTRASEEHSLQPGTSAWSKFGIADEGDDL